The following are encoded in a window of Brevibacillus ruminantium genomic DNA:
- a CDS encoding ATP-binding protein, protein MVRRQYESSEVFQPTSFPELTYVNRSINGRDTYESRLSKALKTKGVLTLITGSSKSGKTVLCHSVIPTDKIIEVSGSHIQKSDDFWIQVAEILEMPLEVETTSQQTFENNFSGEAGAKAGVPLLADFSGKVTSGLKESDSETVKEKQQRSSNKIIDYLIRNEKVLVIDDFHYINSEVQKYISRILKSQIFYGLKAVVVSLPHRADDAIRLNPDLSGRVRYINIEPWTHEELRKIPKTGFDLLHVEIPDVFLDLLVKESITSPQLMQQNCLNLSFVLNIDEDTNITSIENEQSIFEAFEETTLDHENYEAVIRKLVIGPVQGRNNRTQYNLRNGKNLDIYHVVLFALAEDPPLVCIDIADIQRRINNVLKDGEKTPATLTISNTLIQIQKILHESGEMFRILEWKDQELHILDPFFLFYLRWSYNR, encoded by the coding sequence ATGGTTAGAAGGCAGTATGAATCTTCTGAGGTTTTTCAGCCTACTTCGTTCCCAGAACTTACATATGTAAATAGATCAATTAATGGACGAGATACATATGAATCACGATTGTCTAAAGCGCTCAAAACTAAAGGCGTCTTGACCTTAATTACCGGGTCATCAAAATCGGGCAAAACAGTTCTATGTCATAGTGTAATACCTACAGATAAAATTATTGAAGTGAGTGGTTCTCATATTCAAAAATCAGATGATTTTTGGATTCAGGTTGCCGAAATACTCGAGATGCCTTTAGAAGTTGAAACCACTAGTCAACAAACTTTTGAGAATAACTTTAGTGGTGAAGCTGGTGCAAAGGCTGGTGTACCTTTATTAGCGGATTTTAGTGGTAAAGTTACTTCGGGATTGAAAGAAAGCGATTCTGAAACGGTTAAAGAAAAACAGCAGCGAAGTAGCAACAAAATTATTGATTATCTGATACGCAATGAAAAAGTCTTGGTAATTGATGATTTTCATTATATTAACTCTGAAGTCCAAAAATATATTTCTCGAATATTAAAAAGTCAAATCTTTTATGGTCTAAAGGCAGTGGTTGTTTCTCTTCCACACCGTGCAGACGATGCTATTCGCTTGAATCCTGATTTAAGTGGACGTGTGAGATATATTAATATTGAACCTTGGACCCATGAAGAACTAAGAAAAATACCAAAAACGGGCTTTGATCTGTTGCATGTTGAGATTCCTGACGTATTCCTTGATTTATTAGTCAAAGAAAGTATTACTTCTCCTCAATTAATGCAACAAAATTGCCTAAACCTATCTTTCGTCTTAAACATTGATGAAGATACAAACATTACTTCCATAGAAAATGAACAAAGCATTTTTGAAGCATTTGAAGAGACAACTTTGGATCATGAGAATTACGAGGCAGTAATACGCAAATTAGTTATTGGCCCTGTTCAAGGTCGCAATAACCGTACACAGTATAATCTTAGAAATGGAAAGAACTTGGATATTTATCATGTTGTCTTATTTGCTCTCGCTGAAGATCCTCCATTAGTATGTATTGATATTGCTGATATACAGAGAAGGATTAATAATGTGCTCAAAGATGGTGAAAAAACACCAGCTACACTCACCATTTCAAACACTCTTATACAGATACAAAAAATACTTCATGAGAGTGGAGAAATGTTCCGTATTCTTGAATGGAAGGATCAAGAATTACATATCCTTGATCCATTCTTCCTATTTTATCTACGCTGGAGTTATAACAGATGA
- a CDS encoding TIR domain-containing protein, translated as MTGNRTVYISYSWTNEEHKKNVWIFAEMLVRDGIQVKIDIWDLKKGHDVHVFMQSMVTSNEIHKVLIICDKGYKEKAESRKGGVGAETNIITSQIYDIAKQEKFIPVVVEKDTDGQPYIPTYLSTRLYIDLSSSSSFEEQYQSLVRDIYGVPLHKKPLLGQPPQYLLAEVGVALTAQHEDRDSAKEEEKVRYWYQQLVKKDEDHSEYIAPFFEYFRDAIHPSPTTVALLSSTIQLDMEIRIYRMLEQATDKMLFLDVLKRYGLEGLFIERVIDYCQFVNIKSFENHRYSELLMRLCEYFNHLHGHEINYIKALYRHVSRADERFQQRGNDDNGLDTISLYIGLLYPDLIVPLLEKYGERLTGWFPTITNWGGNLEINQILSIVNGCSLSESEKEKLRFRYLVGLHFRAKLTSNIYLILKKQLEGEYHQRPIEKMNVYDSTVEFKFSHKEYSERDVYYSIKVEEDIVSYCVRIGLGELELAITQHNVAEDGIVDMHFRYGDKKGRIKESDYNNFDQSVAERLREYINLFLSASFSVEATSMSIAKEKPSVFIGSSGKNVKFAKAIHFNLEDETYPTPWTAHDFQLSSSILDGLIDALEKSDFAVFVFAPDDAATAKDQQVTMVRDNVLFELGLSMGKLGRERTFFVAPRELGDLHIPTDLLGVTYAPYDASRPDGNYEAALLTACEKIKREIARVGSRAR; from the coding sequence ATGACCGGGAATCGAACCGTTTATATATCATATAGCTGGACGAACGAAGAACATAAGAAGAATGTTTGGATATTCGCGGAAATGCTTGTTAGAGACGGTATTCAAGTAAAGATAGACATATGGGATCTTAAGAAGGGGCATGATGTACATGTTTTTATGCAAAGCATGGTCACCTCCAACGAGATCCATAAGGTACTGATTATATGTGATAAAGGTTACAAGGAAAAGGCTGAATCGAGAAAAGGAGGTGTCGGAGCGGAGACGAACATCATTACGTCCCAGATTTACGACATCGCCAAACAAGAGAAATTTATTCCTGTCGTTGTCGAGAAGGATACGGATGGTCAACCTTATATTCCTACTTATCTTTCTACCCGACTCTATATCGACTTGTCATCATCTAGTTCCTTTGAGGAGCAGTACCAGAGTCTCGTACGCGATATTTACGGGGTTCCGCTTCATAAGAAGCCCTTACTAGGACAACCCCCACAATACTTGTTGGCCGAGGTCGGCGTAGCTCTTACAGCTCAACATGAGGATAGGGACTCAGCAAAGGAAGAAGAGAAAGTCCGCTATTGGTATCAGCAGTTGGTCAAGAAAGATGAGGATCATTCTGAGTATATAGCCCCTTTTTTTGAATATTTCAGAGATGCGATTCACCCGAGTCCGACAACCGTTGCTCTTTTGTCGTCAACTATCCAATTGGACATGGAAATTCGCATTTATCGGATGCTGGAGCAGGCCACGGACAAGATGCTCTTCCTTGATGTACTGAAGAGATACGGGCTGGAAGGATTGTTTATAGAGCGGGTTATTGACTACTGTCAATTTGTGAATATCAAAAGTTTTGAGAATCATCGGTATTCAGAGTTATTGATGAGGTTGTGTGAATATTTTAATCACTTACACGGGCATGAGATTAATTATATCAAGGCGCTTTATAGACACGTTTCTAGGGCAGACGAGAGATTCCAACAACGGGGGAATGACGATAATGGACTGGACACGATCAGTTTATACATAGGGTTGCTTTATCCTGATCTCATTGTCCCCCTGCTCGAGAAATATGGGGAGAGACTTACGGGGTGGTTTCCGACTATTACCAATTGGGGCGGCAATCTAGAGATAAACCAAATTTTATCAATCGTCAATGGTTGTTCGTTAAGTGAAAGTGAGAAGGAGAAGCTCAGATTCAGGTATTTGGTGGGCCTGCACTTTAGGGCAAAACTTACAAGTAACATTTATCTGATACTGAAGAAACAATTGGAGGGGGAGTATCACCAACGTCCGATTGAGAAGATGAATGTTTACGATAGCACAGTGGAATTCAAATTCTCCCATAAGGAGTATAGTGAACGGGACGTCTATTATTCCATCAAAGTGGAGGAGGATATTGTCTCCTATTGTGTCCGAATAGGGTTGGGAGAACTGGAATTAGCGATTACTCAGCATAATGTAGCTGAAGACGGTATCGTTGATATGCATTTTCGTTATGGGGATAAAAAGGGACGGATCAAAGAATCGGATTATAACAATTTTGATCAGAGTGTAGCGGAACGCTTAAGGGAATATATCAACCTGTTCCTCAGCGCATCATTTTCAGTGGAGGCTACATCCATGTCAATCGCTAAAGAGAAGCCATCTGTTTTTATAGGCTCATCTGGTAAAAATGTGAAGTTTGCGAAGGCTATACACTTTAACCTAGAAGACGAAACTTATCCAACTCCTTGGACTGCCCATGATTTTCAGTTGTCGAGCAGCATATTAGATGGCTTGATTGATGCTTTAGAAAAATCGGATTTTGCAGTGTTCGTGTTTGCTCCTGACGATGCCGCTACAGCGAAGGATCAGCAAGTAACGATGGTACGTGACAATGTGCTGTTTGAGCTTGGGCTGTCTATGGGTAAGCTAGGTAGGGAGCGAACATTCTTTGTGGCGCCACGAGAGTTGGGGGACTTGCACATTCCTACTGACTTGCTCGGAGTCACCTATGCCCCTTACGATGCGAGTAGACCGGACGGTAACTACGAAGCAGCGTTGCTAACGGCTTGTGAGAAGATAAAGAGAGAGATTGCACGGGTAGGGTCAAGAGCAAGATGA
- a CDS encoding toll/interleukin-1 receptor domain-containing protein codes for MLKVFISHSHDEKDLALAWQTLLDHVSQGAIEVWLSSDTKPSGGMKIGAEWRDSIYEKLSAADYVIAIISPRSIERPWILWECGVASGTNKERGLIPVVYSMPLSDFEGPLSSYQAYSGEEKDRIIEICERLLVEAKLTPKKQYWEPILDTYIGSVRLHRPPRNAGPTAVSIWMRRVESYLNSGRISELPSLVDSMYSSLGTDSAVDVQIHELLSQVFLETKNYGMAFNEVMKALEILPDDLGLLHRKVLILLEQGEHGQAKESLDFIYRDFPDARFLPEIAGLEGRLHRELFETTGRKEELEIAISAYEVAYQKDSYSYYCGVNAVTLKLLAGRLEEARDLAANVLKVCHDLLTHDKVSFWLDFTVGELFLVLGKYENALESYGIGLKRNPSPRERQKESALKGVRRIFTSAELDTKYLSSFEGILK; via the coding sequence ATGCTTAAAGTATTTATTAGCCACTCTCATGATGAAAAAGACTTGGCTCTAGCGTGGCAAACTTTACTAGATCATGTATCTCAAGGAGCTATTGAGGTCTGGCTTTCTAGTGATACAAAGCCCTCCGGGGGAATGAAAATAGGCGCAGAGTGGCGTGACAGTATTTACGAAAAGCTATCTGCGGCTGATTATGTGATTGCAATCATTAGTCCAAGAAGTATAGAGAGACCATGGATTCTGTGGGAATGTGGCGTTGCTAGTGGGACAAATAAAGAGAGAGGATTAATACCTGTGGTATACTCTATGCCTCTTTCAGATTTTGAAGGACCTTTATCATCCTATCAAGCGTATTCTGGAGAAGAAAAAGATAGAATTATTGAAATATGTGAAAGATTGCTTGTAGAGGCTAAACTAACACCCAAAAAACAGTATTGGGAACCGATTTTAGACACATACATTGGTTCGGTGCGTCTACATAGGCCACCTCGTAATGCTGGTCCGACGGCCGTTTCTATTTGGATGCGAAGAGTCGAATCTTACTTAAATTCTGGTAGGATTTCGGAACTTCCATCGTTAGTAGATTCTATGTATTCTTCATTGGGAACAGATAGTGCTGTAGATGTACAAATTCATGAGTTGTTAAGCCAAGTATTTTTGGAGACGAAAAATTACGGAATGGCATTTAATGAAGTTATGAAGGCTCTTGAAATTTTGCCAGACGATCTGGGGCTACTTCATAGGAAAGTTCTCATTTTGCTTGAACAGGGAGAGCATGGCCAGGCAAAAGAAAGTTTAGATTTTATTTATCGTGATTTCCCTGATGCGAGATTTTTACCAGAAATAGCTGGTCTCGAAGGAAGATTACATAGAGAATTATTTGAAACTACTGGTCGGAAAGAAGAACTCGAAATTGCAATTTCAGCCTATGAAGTAGCATATCAAAAAGATTCTTATAGTTATTATTGTGGTGTTAATGCTGTTACCCTTAAATTACTTGCAGGAAGATTAGAAGAAGCGCGGGACTTAGCTGCAAACGTACTAAAAGTTTGTCATGATTTATTGACGCATGATAAAGTCTCCTTTTGGTTGGACTTTACAGTAGGTGAGTTGTTTCTTGTCCTTGGTAAATATGAAAATGCATTAGAATCGTATGGTATTGGTTTAAAGCGTAATCCATCGCCAAGGGAACGACAAAAAGAATCCGCATTAAAAGGGGTTCGACGTATTTTCACCAGCGCAGAGTTAGATACAAAATATCTTTCCAGTTTTGAAGGTATATTGAAGTAG
- a CDS encoding DUF4231 domain-containing protein, translating to MSGFSENTTMSPSEYIKMRLDEQIDWYDNKSTHARKIYKRLQTWEIIFAAVIPLLSGYVSNHWLVPFAIALIGSIIVIIASITRLGGYHENWMQYRATCELLRHEKYLYLTGTTPYEERSFHLLVERVESIISSENINWSQLASSSSNKNKPN from the coding sequence ATGAGTGGATTTAGTGAAAACACAACTATGTCTCCAAGTGAATACATCAAAATGCGCTTAGACGAACAAATAGATTGGTATGACAATAAAAGTACTCATGCTCGTAAAATTTATAAAAGGTTGCAAACTTGGGAAATCATCTTTGCCGCAGTCATTCCTCTTTTGAGTGGATATGTTTCTAATCACTGGTTAGTTCCGTTTGCAATAGCTCTGATAGGCTCAATAATTGTCATTATTGCATCTATTACTAGACTAGGAGGTTATCACGAAAATTGGATGCAGTATCGAGCTACTTGTGAATTGCTTAGGCATGAAAAGTACCTCTATCTTACCGGTACTACTCCGTACGAAGAACGCTCCTTCCATTTGTTGGTTGAAAGGGTGGAAAGCATCATATCATCAGAAAATATTAATTGGTCACAACTCGCATCCTCTAGTTCTAACAAGAATAAACCAAATTAA
- a CDS encoding TIR domain-containing protein: MKTYNIFISHAWKYTEHYNKVVQWLNEAQSEGKFNWKNYSVPEHDPLIDPNTSSGKTKLKNALDAQIKPASIVIILAGMYAAHSDWIDFEIDTAVSYEKYIIGVKPWGQERIPTKVSNNADIMVGWNKSSVVDAVAAR, translated from the coding sequence ATGAAGACATATAACATTTTTATCAGCCATGCTTGGAAATACACAGAACATTATAACAAAGTAGTTCAATGGCTTAATGAAGCTCAATCTGAAGGAAAGTTTAACTGGAAAAACTATTCAGTTCCAGAACATGATCCATTAATTGATCCTAATACATCGAGTGGAAAGACTAAGCTGAAAAATGCACTTGACGCTCAAATCAAACCAGCATCTATTGTAATTATTTTAGCAGGTATGTATGCTGCACATAGTGATTGGATTGATTTTGAAATCGACACTGCAGTATCCTACGAGAAATACATAATCGGTGTTAAACCATGGGGACAAGAGCGAATTCCTACAAAAGTCTCTAATAATGCAGACATCATGGTCGGTTGGAATAAAAGTTCTGTTGTTGACGCAGTTGCAGCAAGATAA
- a CDS encoding toll/interleukin-1 receptor domain-containing protein, giving the protein MARCTAPVNGHRSASAAANCPACGGRYGRYSGYGSYSPPSYSPSLSGDGRSNGGGSGRSAKPHWSGAGSSVRYTPEEVRALTPVRNSVENLAKLPDLRDVFLCHAWDDRQGAAKELHDLLESRGVSVWFSEKDVGLGMPLLRAIDKGLANSRIGIVLVTPALLRRLPAEGIADKELSALLARERLVPIVHETTYEALREVSPLLGSRSGLDTAEEPMADVAAKLAELVAL; this is encoded by the coding sequence ATGGCTAGATGCACAGCTCCAGTAAATGGACATCGCTCAGCGAGTGCCGCAGCCAACTGCCCAGCGTGTGGTGGGCGTTATGGCCGCTATAGTGGCTACGGGTCGTACTCGCCTCCGTCTTACTCCCCGTCCCTGAGTGGGGACGGCCGAAGCAACGGCGGAGGTTCCGGCCGCAGTGCAAAGCCACACTGGTCGGGAGCAGGTTCGTCCGTGAGATACACGCCTGAAGAAGTTCGGGCACTCACACCAGTCCGCAACAGCGTCGAAAACCTAGCAAAGCTGCCTGACCTTAGGGACGTCTTCCTCTGCCATGCGTGGGACGACCGGCAAGGGGCCGCCAAGGAGCTGCACGATCTGCTTGAGTCACGTGGTGTCTCCGTCTGGTTCAGCGAGAAGGACGTTGGCCTCGGCATGCCGTTGCTTCGCGCCATCGACAAGGGCTTGGCGAACTCGCGAATTGGGATTGTGCTGGTGACCCCTGCGCTGCTACGCCGCCTCCCAGCAGAGGGCATCGCCGACAAAGAACTTTCGGCACTCCTCGCTCGTGAGCGGCTCGTTCCGATTGTGCACGAGACAACGTATGAAGCTCTCCGCGAAGTCAGTCCCTTGCTCGGATCACGAAGCGGCCTGGACACTGCAGAAGAGCCAATGGCAGACGTCGCGGCCAAGCTCGCAGAGCTGGTCGCCCTCTAA
- a CDS encoding transposase, with protein MELARRATNQPLLVRMDAGNDAIENLNVCLDAKVDFIIKRNLRRESPESWLAIAKQDGMCCEEREGKRVYLGAMIWEDKKLLRPIRVVYQVIERTMEADGQILLTPSVEAQVFFTTLQCAPSQAIRLYRDHATSEQFHSELKTDLNLERLPSGKFATNDLVLCAGLFAYNLLRAIGQISLQEPDAPVKVKVTRRRVRTVIESLIWLASRMVKHAREIKLRFESIVRGFQRSDAFTPNFRMERSTFITLRSALCVARSV; from the coding sequence TTGGAACTGGCCAGACGGGCGACGAATCAACCACTCTTGGTACGCATGGACGCCGGTAATGACGCAATTGAAAACTTGAATGTCTGTCTGGATGCTAAGGTGGACTTCATCATCAAGCGCAATTTACGCCGCGAATCGCCGGAGAGCTGGTTGGCGATTGCCAAGCAAGACGGCATGTGCTGTGAAGAGCGCGAAGGCAAGCGCGTCTATTTGGGCGCCATGATCTGGGAAGACAAAAAGCTTCTACGTCCCATTCGCGTTGTGTACCAAGTGATTGAGCGAACAATGGAGGCAGATGGTCAAATCCTGCTGACGCCGAGCGTCGAAGCACAAGTGTTCTTTACGACTCTGCAATGTGCGCCCTCGCAGGCGATCCGTTTGTATCGCGATCATGCAACAAGCGAGCAATTCCATAGTGAGCTCAAAACAGATTTGAATCTGGAGAGATTACCTTCCGGCAAATTCGCCACCAACGATTTAGTGCTTTGCGCGGGCTTATTCGCGTATAACCTGCTCAGGGCAATTGGGCAAATTTCGCTGCAGGAACCCGACGCACCGGTGAAGGTAAAAGTGACGCGCCGCCGCGTGAGAACGGTTATTGAAAGCTTGATTTGGCTGGCCTCCCGCATGGTGAAACATGCCCGCGAGATTAAGTTGCGATTTGAATCCATAGTCCGTGGTTTCCAACGTTCTGACGCATTTACACCAAACTTTCGCATGGAACGAAGTACTTTCATAACCCTCCGGAGTGCCCTTTGCGTGGCGCGCTCTGTTTGA
- the rlmH gene encoding 23S rRNA (pseudouridine(1915)-N(3))-methyltransferase RlmH, with protein MQITIVTVGKLKEKYLREGIAEYTKRLSAYCKLQIVEVSDEKAPEELSASEMEQVKRKEGERILAHIKQDHYVIALAIDGQMWSSEKLSAEMDKLALHGRSQVAFVIGGSLGLAGEVLKRADAQLSFSKMTFPHQLVRLMLVEQVYRAFRIGRGEPYHK; from the coding sequence GTGCAGATTACAATCGTGACGGTGGGCAAGCTGAAAGAGAAATACCTGCGGGAAGGGATCGCGGAATACACCAAGCGCCTGTCGGCGTATTGCAAGCTGCAGATCGTGGAGGTCAGCGACGAGAAAGCGCCGGAAGAGCTGAGCGCGAGCGAGATGGAACAGGTCAAGCGCAAGGAGGGCGAGCGCATCCTCGCTCACATCAAGCAGGATCATTATGTGATCGCGCTTGCGATCGACGGGCAGATGTGGTCGTCGGAGAAGCTGTCGGCCGAGATGGACAAGCTGGCTTTGCATGGGCGCAGCCAGGTGGCGTTTGTGATCGGGGGATCGCTGGGGCTGGCTGGTGAGGTGCTGAAGCGGGCGGATGCGCAGTTGTCTTTCTCTAAAATGACGTTTCCGCATCAGTTGGTAAGGTTGATGCTGGTGGAGCAGGTTTATCGGGCGTTTCGGATTGGGCGGGGGGAACCGTATCACAAGTGA
- a CDS encoding CxxH/CxxC protein, protein MDKKEKTIRIDGKDIVLHPEHPVRFACMEHADTQIDEYVDEFEAAPDTYRAASVEDETLDKRCRECGAPADIALLREKGM, encoded by the coding sequence ATGGACAAGAAGGAAAAAACGATTCGCATCGATGGCAAGGACATAGTGCTGCACCCGGAGCATCCGGTGCGCTTTGCCTGCATGGAGCATGCGGATACGCAGATAGATGAGTATGTGGATGAGTTTGAGGCTGCGCCGGATACGTACCGCGCCGCTTCCGTCGAGGACGAGACGCTGGACAAGCGCTGCCGCGAGTGCGGAGCTCCGGCCGACATTGCGTTGTTGCGCGAGAAAGGAATGTAA
- a CDS encoding H-type small acid-soluble spore protein, with translation MNKQRAKEIAASPVMANVTLDRVPVYIQHVDDETDMARVYPLDEPEREQSVPVDSLVEHH, from the coding sequence GTGAACAAGCAGCGCGCCAAGGAGATCGCGGCTTCCCCCGTCATGGCAAATGTCACCTTGGATAGGGTGCCTGTCTATATCCAGCACGTGGACGACGAAACCGACATGGCCAGAGTCTATCCGCTGGACGAGCCAGAACGAGAACAAAGCGTTCCCGTAGACAGCCTGGTAGAGCATCACTAA
- a CDS encoding DUF4179 domain-containing protein yields MANKRTSQTIGRLFLAGVVTVAGISAVLPGETSTVQAAPVKTATGAQTKAAQANPSVTVNGMTVTVNEVFFDGSRMDIGYAIQIPNAQNEAEALKMAQTIKLWQFTVDNSDKPVPYKGNQEVERVNGNLFKGIRNIEFTEPLPDKFTLHAKVAFGNNVIDPKTTGQLDIPVVKQQKPEDGAELSPQVSPTTQSGAGGSATPAPDKAEEPLPKHVQQSYQKLLEAEPLLKSLKMTGYSKSPMTDNGQIRGVWGIALHETGNFDDKGKMFAAMQFDSTTGELLDYGSFGSPTFREEPKNSTQTEAFYRQKAAEFIQKLLGNEHVKQYQKTGTVEISMRTYNKTVERQTGTAQFDYNGERFQIVVDVNGYLHTYNRIPLSHLLKQR; encoded by the coding sequence ATGGCAAATAAACGGACATCGCAGACAATCGGCCGTCTATTTTTGGCGGGCGTGGTCACAGTTGCAGGCATATCGGCAGTCCTTCCGGGGGAGACATCAACCGTGCAAGCGGCTCCTGTGAAAACCGCAACCGGAGCACAGACAAAAGCCGCACAGGCCAATCCAAGTGTGACGGTGAACGGAATGACAGTGACGGTGAACGAAGTCTTCTTTGACGGCTCGCGCATGGATATCGGTTATGCCATCCAGATACCCAATGCCCAGAATGAAGCAGAAGCTCTCAAAATGGCCCAGACAATCAAGCTTTGGCAATTTACCGTGGATAATTCCGACAAGCCCGTTCCTTACAAAGGCAATCAAGAAGTGGAGCGGGTAAACGGAAACCTTTTTAAAGGGATACGGAATATCGAATTCACGGAGCCTTTGCCAGACAAGTTTACCTTGCATGCAAAGGTGGCGTTTGGCAATAATGTGATAGATCCAAAGACAACGGGGCAGCTGGACATTCCTGTAGTAAAACAGCAGAAGCCGGAAGATGGCGCAGAGCTGTCTCCACAAGTATCCCCGACCACGCAAAGCGGTGCAGGGGGCTCCGCAACACCTGCTCCTGACAAAGCAGAGGAACCTTTGCCCAAGCATGTTCAGCAAAGCTATCAAAAATTATTGGAGGCAGAACCGCTTCTGAAAAGCCTGAAAATGACGGGGTATTCCAAAAGCCCGATGACAGACAACGGGCAAATTCGCGGAGTATGGGGGATCGCGCTCCATGAAACCGGAAATTTTGACGACAAGGGGAAGATGTTTGCCGCGATGCAGTTTGACAGTACGACAGGAGAGCTATTGGATTACGGCTCCTTTGGTTCTCCAACTTTCAGGGAAGAGCCGAAAAATAGTACGCAAACGGAGGCTTTTTACAGACAAAAAGCAGCCGAATTCATCCAAAAGCTGCTTGGCAATGAACATGTGAAGCAGTATCAGAAGACCGGAACAGTGGAAATAAGCATGAGAACCTACAATAAGACCGTGGAAAGACAAACGGGTACTGCCCAATTTGATTACAATGGAGAACGATTTCAGATTGTTGTGGATGTCAACGGCTACCTGCACACGTACAATCGCATACCGCTGTCTCATTTGCTGAAACAGCGGTAA
- a CDS encoding DUF4179 domain-containing protein gives MNGDRKKTALSEQMEQLAKQVMEPRTDMRSAALEREFPSFFEVVQGLEREREVLSPDPGTRERIRQTLFETAGTAKAPVRPRNVARKWMFVATAACFLFVILPAAGFSSPTMAEKLKSIPLIRSVFSLFKDETLHIAGEKGLVAPSSQSVTVNGIIVTMNEVFYDGSRIDIGYAIQMPETANETEALKIARNIKIWQFTVDDSDKPVPYKGSQDVERVDGNLFAGIKHIELREPLPDKFTLHAKVAFDDDLADPKTSAQLDIPVVKQMKPGDSAELSLNISKTMQNGYVFEVESVKLTPASTTILLKEIPPDDKPYEPAYRLLNDKGEAIEEVEETLTWDEKGIWRRFVIPLRERPESVKLIPSMNGVEETEKAVTIPLKADSQNK, from the coding sequence ATGAACGGCGACAGGAAAAAAACAGCTTTATCTGAGCAGATGGAGCAGCTAGCCAAGCAGGTAATGGAACCCCGGACGGATATGCGAAGTGCTGCTCTTGAACGGGAATTTCCCAGTTTCTTCGAGGTCGTACAGGGGCTTGAACGAGAAAGAGAGGTCCTTTCCCCAGATCCAGGCACGCGGGAGAGAATCAGGCAAACATTGTTTGAAACGGCAGGGACCGCGAAAGCCCCCGTTCGTCCGCGAAACGTCGCGAGAAAATGGATGTTTGTGGCGACCGCTGCCTGCTTCCTCTTTGTCATCTTGCCTGCTGCCGGTTTCTCGTCACCGACGATGGCCGAAAAGCTGAAAAGCATTCCGCTCATCCGATCCGTTTTTTCCCTGTTCAAGGATGAAACCTTGCATATCGCCGGGGAAAAGGGGCTTGTCGCACCGTCCAGTCAAAGCGTGACTGTGAACGGAATTATAGTGACGATGAACGAAGTGTTTTATGACGGCTCGCGCATCGATATCGGCTATGCCATCCAGATGCCCGAAACCGCAAATGAAACAGAAGCTCTCAAAATCGCCCGCAATATCAAGATATGGCAATTTACCGTGGACGATTCCGACAAGCCTGTTCCTTACAAAGGCAGTCAAGATGTGGAGCGGGTGGACGGAAACCTGTTTGCAGGGATAAAGCATATCGAATTGAGAGAGCCGTTGCCAGACAAGTTTACCTTGCACGCGAAGGTGGCGTTTGACGATGATCTGGCAGATCCAAAGACATCCGCGCAGCTGGACATCCCGGTGGTAAAACAGATGAAGCCGGGAGACAGCGCAGAGCTGTCCCTGAATATTTCCAAGACCATGCAAAACGGCTATGTATTTGAAGTGGAATCGGTAAAGCTTACCCCGGCTTCAACGACCATTTTGCTCAAAGAGATTCCGCCGGACGACAAACCGTATGAGCCTGCGTACAGGCTGTTAAACGACAAAGGAGAGGCTATCGAAGAGGTGGAAGAAACCCTCACTTGGGACGAAAAGGGAATCTGGAGAAGGTTTGTCATTCCACTTCGGGAAAGACCGGAGTCCGTCAAGCTCATCCCCAGCATGAACGGCGTTGAGGAAACGGAGAAGGCCGTAACCATTCCGCTCAAAGCGGACAGTCAAAACAAATAG